A window of Aeromicrobium sp. Root236 contains these coding sequences:
- a CDS encoding formimidoylglutamate deiminase, protein MTTVPAFANCHSHVFHRALRGRVTGADSFWSWRDQMYALAAVLDPDLLFDLARATYAEMHAAGIRSVGEFHYLHHQPDGRAYDDPNAMGEALIAAAREAGLRIALLDTCYLAAGFGLSTGSRSRDPEGVQRRFSDGDADAWASRVGDLARKHAGEDDVVIGAAIHSVRAVPRAQLATVADAFPDAPLHVHVSEQPAENEECLAATGLTPVALLADAGAWTPRTTAVHATHLTPDDVATLGDAGAYVCFCPTTEAELADGIGPSVALREAGARLTLGSDSNTVIDMFAEARSVEMHQRLASGVRGAWSAEQLWRAASSTGHESLGFAGGETIEIGESVRTAGADEVLWAASAEDVLGDRSDVAEQLEAAIDACWSRT, encoded by the coding sequence GTGACGACCGTCCCGGCGTTCGCCAACTGCCACAGCCATGTCTTCCACCGCGCGCTGCGCGGGCGCGTCACGGGCGCCGACTCGTTCTGGAGCTGGCGCGACCAGATGTACGCCCTCGCGGCGGTGCTGGACCCTGACCTGCTGTTCGACCTGGCTCGGGCGACGTACGCCGAGATGCATGCCGCAGGCATCCGCAGCGTCGGCGAGTTCCACTACCTCCACCACCAGCCGGACGGTCGGGCGTACGACGATCCCAACGCAATGGGCGAGGCACTGATCGCCGCTGCCCGTGAGGCCGGCCTACGCATCGCGTTGCTCGACACGTGCTACCTCGCGGCAGGCTTCGGCCTTTCGACAGGCTCAAGGAGCAGGGACCCCGAGGGCGTGCAGCGAAGGTTCAGTGACGGCGACGCCGATGCGTGGGCGTCGCGCGTCGGCGACCTGGCCCGGAAGCACGCGGGCGAGGACGACGTCGTCATCGGCGCCGCGATCCACTCCGTACGTGCCGTCCCCCGCGCCCAGCTGGCGACCGTCGCCGACGCGTTCCCTGATGCGCCATTGCACGTGCACGTCTCGGAGCAGCCTGCTGAGAACGAGGAGTGCCTGGCGGCGACCGGGCTGACGCCGGTCGCGCTGCTCGCCGATGCCGGCGCCTGGACACCCCGCACCACCGCCGTCCACGCGACGCACCTGACGCCTGATGACGTCGCGACGCTGGGAGACGCCGGGGCGTACGTGTGCTTCTGCCCGACGACCGAGGCGGAGCTCGCGGACGGCATCGGGCCGAGCGTCGCGCTCCGTGAGGCCGGGGCGAGGCTGACACTGGGCTCGGACAGCAATACCGTCATCGACATGTTCGCCGAGGCCCGCTCCGTCGAGATGCACCAGCGGCTGGCCTCCGGCGTACGTGGTGCCTGGAGCGCCGAGCAGCTCTGGCGGGCCGCGAGCTCGACGGGTCATGAGTCGCTGGGCTTCGCCGGTGGCGAGACGATCGAGATCGGCGAGTCCGTACGCACGGCGGGCGCTGACGAGGTGCTGTGGGCCGCGAGTGCGGAGGACGTCCTCGGCGACCGCAGCGATGTCGCGGAGCAGCTCGAGGCAGCGATCGACGCATGCTGGAGTCGTACATGA
- a CDS encoding allantoate amidohydrolase → MLDAIADIGLDPRTGGYRRFAWSDADMELREWFAGEAAGRGMELVEDGNGNQFAWWGSGDDALLIGSHLDSVPDGGAYDGPLGVVSSFAAIDRLRADGFAPNRPVVVGNFADEEGARFGIACAGSQLVTGALDPAKALGLKDRDGLTLAEVLTARGRDPRAVGRTNLLESIGTFVELHVEQGRSLIHSDAAVGVATAIWPHGRWRLDFCGEANHAGATLMEDRHDPMQAYAATVLASRRLATAAGARATFGRLEVEPGGTNAIPSRVRAWLDARAADEGQLDALVDALVHQARAAADPDGTTVTLTTESVSPAVEFDAPLRDRLATLLDAPVLPTGAGHDAGVLSPHVPTAMLFIRNPTGVSHSPAEFAEDADCEAGVDALAAVVEDLA, encoded by the coding sequence ATGCTTGACGCGATCGCTGACATCGGGCTTGATCCGCGGACCGGCGGCTATCGCCGCTTCGCGTGGAGCGACGCCGACATGGAGCTGCGCGAGTGGTTCGCCGGCGAGGCGGCGGGCCGCGGCATGGAGCTCGTCGAGGACGGCAACGGCAACCAGTTCGCGTGGTGGGGCAGCGGCGACGACGCCCTGCTGATCGGCTCGCACCTCGACTCGGTGCCCGACGGTGGAGCGTACGACGGCCCGCTCGGCGTCGTATCGTCGTTCGCCGCGATCGACAGGCTGCGCGCCGACGGCTTCGCCCCGAACCGGCCGGTCGTCGTGGGCAACTTCGCCGACGAGGAGGGCGCCCGTTTCGGCATCGCCTGCGCCGGGTCGCAGCTCGTCACCGGCGCGCTCGACCCCGCCAAGGCGCTCGGCCTCAAGGACCGCGACGGCCTGACGCTCGCCGAGGTGCTGACCGCACGGGGAAGAGACCCACGGGCTGTCGGGCGTACGAACCTCCTCGAGAGCATCGGGACGTTCGTCGAGCTGCACGTCGAGCAGGGCCGCTCGCTGATCCACTCCGACGCGGCCGTCGGTGTCGCCACCGCGATCTGGCCCCATGGTCGCTGGCGGCTCGACTTCTGCGGCGAGGCCAACCATGCCGGGGCGACGCTGATGGAGGACCGTCACGATCCGATGCAGGCGTATGCCGCGACCGTGCTGGCGTCCCGCCGGCTCGCCACTGCCGCGGGAGCCCGGGCCACGTTCGGGCGGCTCGAGGTCGAGCCCGGCGGGACCAACGCGATCCCCTCACGCGTACGGGCATGGCTCGACGCACGTGCCGCGGATGAGGGACAGCTCGACGCCTTGGTCGACGCCCTGGTCCACCAGGCCCGTGCCGCCGCCGACCCCGACGGCACGACCGTGACCCTGACGACTGAGTCGGTCAGCCCCGCCGTCGAGTTCGATGCACCGCTGCGCGATCGCCTGGCGACACTGCTGGATGCGCCGGTGCTGCCCACCGGCGCCGGCCACGATGCCGGCGTGCTCAGCCCACACGTGCCGACGGCGATGCTGTTCATCCGCAACCCGACGGGCGTCTCGCACTCGCCGGCCGAGTTCGCCGAGGACGCCGACTGCGAGGCCGGTGTCGATGCGCTGGCCGCCGTCGTCGAGGACCTCGCGTGA
- the hutU gene encoding urocanate hydratase encodes MTDRPTVRAAHGSTLTAKSWQTEAPMRMLMNNLDPEVAERPEDLVVYGGTGRAARSWEAYDAIVRTLETLGDDETLLVQSGKPVGVFRTHEWAPRVLIANSNLVGDWATWPEFRKLEAEGLTMYGQMTAGSWIYIGTQGILQGTYETFGAVARKRFGGTLAGTLTLTGGAGGMGGAQPLAVTMNEGVALVVDVDETRLERRVKHGYLDEYWTDLDEAVDRAVAAKNEGRALSVGIVGNAATVFTELLERGTPIDIVTDQTSAHDPLSYLPEGISVADWHAEAERDAAGFTDKARASMAKHVRAMVGFMDAGAEVFDYGNSIREEARLGGFERAFEFPGFVPAYIRPLFCEGKGPFRWAALSGDPADIAATDRAILELFPEDEHLARWITKAQEKVHFEGLPARICWLGYQERHLAGLRFNEMVASGELSAPVVIGRDHLDSGSVASPYRETEAMADGSDAIADWPLLNALLNTASGATWVSIHHGGGVGIGRSIHAGQVIVADGTELAAQKIERVLVNDPGTGVMRHVDAGYDRAAEVAKERGLRVPMLEG; translated from the coding sequence ATGACTGACCGACCCACCGTCCGTGCTGCCCATGGCTCGACCTTGACCGCGAAGTCGTGGCAGACCGAGGCGCCGATGCGCATGCTGATGAACAACCTCGACCCCGAGGTTGCCGAGCGCCCGGAGGACCTCGTCGTCTACGGCGGCACGGGTCGCGCGGCGCGGAGCTGGGAGGCGTACGACGCGATCGTCCGCACGCTCGAGACCCTCGGGGATGACGAGACCTTGCTGGTGCAGTCCGGCAAGCCGGTGGGCGTCTTCCGTACGCACGAGTGGGCGCCGCGCGTGCTGATCGCCAACTCCAACCTCGTCGGCGACTGGGCGACGTGGCCGGAGTTCCGCAAGCTCGAGGCCGAGGGCCTGACGATGTACGGCCAGATGACCGCGGGCTCGTGGATCTACATCGGCACGCAGGGCATCCTGCAGGGCACCTACGAGACGTTCGGCGCCGTGGCGCGCAAGAGGTTCGGCGGCACGCTCGCCGGCACGTTGACGCTGACCGGTGGCGCGGGCGGCATGGGTGGCGCGCAGCCACTGGCCGTGACGATGAACGAGGGCGTCGCGCTGGTCGTCGACGTTGACGAGACGCGACTGGAGCGCCGGGTCAAGCACGGCTACCTCGACGAGTACTGGACCGACCTCGACGAGGCGGTCGACCGTGCAGTGGCAGCCAAGAACGAGGGCCGTGCCCTCTCGGTCGGCATCGTCGGCAACGCCGCGACCGTGTTCACGGAGCTGCTCGAACGCGGCACCCCGATCGACATCGTGACGGACCAGACCAGCGCGCACGACCCGCTGAGCTACCTGCCCGAGGGCATCTCGGTCGCCGACTGGCACGCCGAGGCCGAGCGCGACGCCGCCGGGTTCACCGACAAGGCGCGCGCGTCGATGGCCAAGCACGTACGCGCGATGGTCGGCTTCATGGACGCCGGCGCCGAGGTCTTCGACTACGGCAACTCGATCCGCGAGGAGGCCCGCCTGGGCGGGTTCGAGCGCGCCTTCGAGTTCCCCGGATTCGTCCCGGCGTACATCCGGCCGCTGTTCTGCGAGGGCAAGGGCCCGTTCCGCTGGGCCGCGCTGTCCGGCGACCCGGCCGACATCGCCGCGACCGACCGCGCGATCCTCGAGCTGTTCCCCGAGGACGAGCACCTGGCGCGCTGGATCACCAAGGCGCAGGAGAAGGTGCACTTCGAGGGCCTGCCGGCTCGCATCTGCTGGCTCGGCTACCAGGAGCGGCACCTCGCCGGGCTGCGGTTCAACGAGATGGTGGCGTCCGGTGAGCTCAGCGCACCGGTCGTGATCGGCCGCGACCACCTCGACTCCGGCTCGGTGGCCTCGCCCTATCGCGAGACCGAGGCGATGGCCGACGGCTCCGACGCGATCGCGGACTGGCCCCTGCTCAACGCGTTGCTCAACACCGCCTCGGGTGCGACCTGGGTGTCGATCCACCACGGCGGCGGCGTCGGCATCGGCCGTTCGATCCACGCCGGTCAGGTCATCGTCGCCGACGGCACCGAGCTCGCGGCCCAGAAGATCGAGCGCGTCCTGGTCAACGACCCGGGCACGGGAGTCATGCGCCACGTCGACGCCGGCTACGACCGGGCCGCCGAGGTGGCGAAGGAACGCGGCCTCCGAGTGCCCATGCTGGAGGGCTGA
- the hutH gene encoding histidine ammonia-lyase has translation MALVTVGVGALAPDDVVRVAREGATVELSPEARDAIKRARAYVDELAASDVPVYGISTGFGALATRHIEPGLRTQLQKSLIRSHAAGTGPRVEDEVVRALMLLRLSTLASGHTGVRLETAEAYASMLNAGLTPVVREYGSLGCSGDLAPLSHCALAVMGEGEVDDHGVVRPAAEALAAHGLQPVELAEKEGLALINGTDGMLGMLVLALHDLRRLLDTADLAAAMSIEGLMATDRVLAADLQALRPHPGQAESAAHMAALLAGSPIVSSHRHGDGRVQDAYSLRCAPQVHGAARDTLEHAATVAGRELASAIDNPSVLDDGRIESHGNFHGAPLAYVLDFLAIPVADVASMSERRTDRFLDVTRSQGLPPFLADDPGVDSGHMIAQYTQAAMVSELKRLAAPASVDSIPSSAMQEDHVSLGWSAARKLRTSVDLLTRVLAIEILTAARGIDLRAPLEPSAATGAAIAVLRTKVAGPGPDRHLSPDLEAATELVRDGSLLDAAHSSLVELVETTDVLSTSSRTEHD, from the coding sequence ATGGCTTTGGTGACCGTGGGAGTGGGCGCGCTGGCGCCGGACGATGTCGTGCGCGTCGCGCGGGAGGGTGCCACCGTCGAGCTGAGCCCTGAGGCGCGGGACGCGATCAAGCGGGCCCGGGCGTACGTCGACGAGCTGGCTGCGTCGGACGTCCCGGTCTACGGCATCTCGACGGGCTTCGGCGCGCTTGCGACGCGGCACATCGAGCCCGGCCTGCGCACCCAGCTGCAGAAGAGCCTGATCCGGTCGCACGCCGCCGGCACCGGTCCGCGCGTCGAGGACGAGGTCGTGCGCGCGCTGATGCTGCTGCGGCTCTCGACCCTCGCGAGTGGCCACACGGGCGTACGCCTGGAGACCGCCGAGGCGTACGCGTCGATGCTCAATGCCGGGCTGACGCCGGTCGTCCGGGAGTACGGCAGCCTCGGTTGCTCCGGTGACCTCGCGCCGCTGTCACACTGCGCGCTCGCGGTGATGGGCGAGGGTGAGGTGGACGACCACGGGGTCGTACGTCCCGCAGCCGAGGCGCTCGCCGCGCACGGCCTCCAGCCCGTCGAGCTCGCCGAGAAGGAGGGCCTCGCGCTGATCAACGGCACCGACGGCATGCTGGGGATGCTGGTGCTGGCCCTGCACGACCTGCGCCGCCTGCTCGACACCGCCGACCTGGCCGCCGCGATGAGCATCGAGGGGCTCATGGCGACGGATCGCGTGCTCGCTGCCGACCTGCAGGCGCTGCGCCCGCACCCGGGCCAGGCCGAGTCGGCGGCGCACATGGCGGCGCTGCTGGCCGGGTCGCCGATCGTGTCGAGCCACCGGCACGGCGACGGTCGCGTGCAGGACGCGTACTCACTGCGGTGCGCTCCGCAGGTGCATGGTGCGGCGCGGGACACCCTCGAGCACGCAGCGACGGTCGCCGGTCGTGAGCTCGCGTCGGCGATCGACAATCCCTCGGTGCTCGACGACGGTCGCATCGAGTCGCACGGCAACTTCCACGGAGCGCCGCTGGCGTACGTGCTGGACTTCCTCGCGATCCCGGTCGCCGACGTGGCGAGCATGAGCGAGCGGCGTACGGACCGGTTCCTCGACGTGACGCGCAGCCAGGGGCTGCCGCCGTTCCTCGCCGACGATCCGGGCGTCGACTCGGGGCACATGATCGCGCAGTACACGCAGGCCGCGATGGTGTCCGAGCTCAAGCGGCTCGCGGCGCCGGCCAGCGTCGACTCGATCCCGTCGAGCGCGATGCAGGAGGACCACGTCTCGCTGGGCTGGTCGGCGGCACGCAAGCTGCGTACGTCCGTGGACCTGCTGACCCGCGTGCTGGCGATCGAGATCCTGACCGCCGCGCGCGGAATCGACCTGCGGGCTCCGCTCGAGCCGTCGGCCGCGACGGGTGCCGCGATCGCGGTGCTGCGTACGAAGGTCGCCGGGCCCGGACCCGACCGCCACCTCTCACCCGATCTTGAGGCCGCCACGGAGCTCGTCCGCGACGGCTCCCTGCTGGATGCCGCCCATTCATCGCTGGTCGAGCTTGTCGAGACCACCGATGTCCTTTCGACAAGCTCAAGGACCGAACATGACTGA
- a CDS encoding IclR family transcriptional regulator: MPRSVPAATAALRVLRYLSGQPVPVSAARIAGELGLPRSSAYHLLTAMAGEDFVVHYPDDRTWGIGIAAWEVGHGFARQEPLARLARVPLARLVDRVGQSAHLVVLHGADVLYVIEERAPGRPPLVTDVGVRLPAHLTASGRAILASLPAAQVTALYPGKGAFTSRTGAGPQSPTELRRLLVTTRQRGYATEDGEVTEGFASIAAPIDAGTIHASVAVTWESRTPVGDLVDDVRATAAEIARRLRHT, translated from the coding sequence ATGCCCCGCTCCGTGCCCGCCGCGACCGCCGCCCTCCGGGTGCTCAGGTACCTGTCCGGCCAGCCGGTCCCGGTCTCCGCCGCCCGCATCGCCGGCGAGCTGGGGCTGCCGCGCTCCTCGGCGTACCACCTGCTGACCGCGATGGCCGGCGAGGACTTCGTCGTCCACTACCCGGACGACCGCACCTGGGGCATCGGCATCGCGGCGTGGGAGGTCGGCCACGGCTTCGCCCGCCAGGAGCCGCTCGCCCGGCTGGCGCGCGTGCCTCTCGCCCGGCTCGTCGACCGGGTCGGACAGTCGGCCCACCTCGTCGTGCTGCACGGCGCGGACGTGCTCTACGTGATCGAGGAGCGGGCGCCCGGCCGGCCACCGCTCGTCACCGACGTGGGCGTACGGCTGCCGGCCCACCTGACCGCGTCGGGGCGCGCGATCCTCGCCTCGCTGCCGGCCGCGCAGGTCACGGCGCTCTATCCCGGCAAGGGCGCGTTCACCTCCCGCACCGGAGCGGGCCCGCAGTCGCCGACCGAGCTGCGCCGCCTGCTGGTCACGACCCGACAGCGGGGCTATGCGACGGAGGACGGCGAGGTCACCGAAGGGTTCGCCTCGATCGCCGCGCCCATCGACGCCGGTACGATCCATGCGTCGGTCGCGGTCACCTGGGAGAGCCGCACCCCGGTCGGCGACCTGGTCGACGACGTACGCGCGACGGCCGCCGAGATCGCCCGCCGGCTCCGCCACACGTGA
- a CDS encoding alpha/beta fold hydrolase, giving the protein MRTSRPLLALAAAALTSAALVAAPTLSADAATPPATTLHFKVNVGPLGTQVCDIVGDLYLPEGASSTNRVPAILTTNGFGGSKDDQAGIGKAFAARGYAVLSYSGLGFGGSSCKITLDDPDYDGKAATQLVSYLGGKSGIAFTDAAHKTPAPVLDVIRKDTVDHAGHAVANDPRVGMVGGSYGGAIQFAAASLDKRIDTIVPMITWSDLSYSLAPNNTSQTVGVSTSTPGAAKLLWALGFTVSGIQNGVSNAQTNPTRLIGCPNFASFVCPALVNAAATGTLTPGEVASLRHASATSYISKVKVPTLIFQGQGDTLFNLNEGIANYRALKAQGTPVKMVWTKWGHSESAAPGEIDLGNPDPTTQDNTRRVADWFDHYLKDSSVDTGPEFTYFRDWVPYSGIATPAYATAASYPVGASAKLYLSGKALSASATGLTAGSQTFLTPVAGIPTSTDPADAFGDVISLPELDLPGTSAAFTTSALASPVDVVGSPTLDLKVKAVVAETTQNVGSPAKLVLFVKIADVDAAGKATIVHNLVAPVRVPDVRQTFRVTLPAIAHRFEAGHSLRLIIAGGSTNYRGGLTPNIVTIATGTTGQVLTLPVVN; this is encoded by the coding sequence ATGCGTACGAGTCGTCCCCTCCTCGCCCTCGCGGCGGCAGCACTGACCAGCGCGGCCCTCGTCGCGGCGCCCACGCTCTCGGCCGATGCCGCGACACCGCCTGCGACGACCCTGCACTTCAAGGTCAACGTCGGCCCGCTCGGCACGCAGGTGTGCGACATCGTCGGCGACCTCTACCTCCCCGAGGGCGCCAGCAGCACCAACCGCGTCCCCGCGATCCTGACCACCAACGGCTTCGGCGGCTCCAAGGACGACCAGGCCGGCATCGGCAAGGCGTTCGCGGCCCGCGGCTACGCCGTGCTGTCCTACTCGGGACTCGGCTTCGGCGGCTCGAGCTGCAAGATCACGCTCGACGACCCCGACTACGACGGCAAGGCCGCGACCCAGCTCGTCAGCTACCTCGGCGGCAAGTCCGGGATCGCGTTCACCGACGCCGCCCACAAGACACCCGCGCCCGTGCTCGACGTGATCCGCAAGGACACCGTCGACCACGCAGGTCACGCCGTCGCCAACGACCCCCGCGTGGGCATGGTCGGTGGCTCGTACGGTGGCGCGATCCAGTTCGCCGCGGCGTCGCTCGACAAGCGCATCGACACGATCGTGCCGATGATCACCTGGAGCGACCTGTCGTACTCGCTGGCGCCCAACAACACGTCGCAGACGGTCGGGGTCAGCACGTCGACCCCGGGTGCCGCGAAGCTGCTGTGGGCCCTCGGCTTCACCGTCTCGGGCATCCAGAACGGCGTGAGCAACGCCCAGACCAACCCGACCCGCCTGATCGGCTGCCCCAACTTCGCCTCGTTCGTCTGCCCGGCGTTGGTCAACGCCGCCGCGACCGGCACCCTGACGCCGGGCGAGGTCGCCTCGCTGCGCCACGCCTCGGCCACCAGCTACATCTCCAAGGTCAAGGTGCCGACCCTGATCTTCCAGGGCCAGGGCGACACGCTCTTCAACCTCAACGAGGGCATCGCCAACTACCGCGCCCTCAAGGCCCAGGGCACCCCGGTCAAGATGGTCTGGACCAAGTGGGGCCACTCCGAGAGCGCCGCACCCGGCGAGATCGATCTCGGCAACCCGGACCCGACGACGCAGGACAACACCCGGCGGGTGGCGGACTGGTTCGACCACTACCTCAAGGACTCGTCGGTCGACACCGGACCGGAGTTCACCTACTTCCGCGACTGGGTCCCCTACTCCGGCATCGCCACTCCCGCGTACGCCACGGCTGCGTCCTACCCGGTCGGCGCGTCCGCGAAGCTCTACCTGTCGGGCAAGGCGCTCAGCGCTTCGGCAACGGGTCTGACGGCCGGCTCACAGACGTTCCTGACACCGGTCGCGGGCATCCCGACCTCGACCGATCCGGCGGACGCGTTCGGTGACGTGATCTCGTTGCCCGAGCTCGACCTGCCGGGTACGTCCGCGGCATTCACGACGTCCGCGCTGGCCTCACCCGTCGACGTGGTCGGGTCACCGACCCTCGACCTCAAGGTCAAGGCCGTCGTCGCCGAGACGACGCAGAACGTCGGGTCGCCGGCCAAGCTCGTGCTGTTCGTCAAGATCGCGGACGTCGACGCAGCCGGCAAGGCGACGATCGTGCACAACCTCGTCGCTCCCGTCCGGGTGCCCGACGTACGCCAGACGTTCCGGGTCACGTTGCCCGCGATCGCCCACCGCTTCGAGGCCGGTCACTCGCTGCGGCTGATCATCGCCGGCGGGTCGACCAACTATCGCGGCGGCCTGACGCCCAACATCGTCACGATCGCGACCGGCACGACCGGACAGGTCCTGACCCTGCCGGTCGTGAACTGA
- a CDS encoding ABC transporter permease subunit translates to MTTLAAPPTSPSLGRTVRSEWIKLSSIRSTWWTTLAMIVLGAGFTTIISGVVAGDIASGKSGDSPGEYITQGLIFSQISAVVIGALVVTSEYGTGLIRATLAATPVRSRVLAAKAIVMSGFLFVIGTVTAFAGYFGGNAFFRNEGVGISLGDEHILRSMFGAGLYMAGLGLLAAAVGLLVRHTAAAISIVLALVFIIGQVVTLIPGTFGEWVMKLMPGNAGPGIVVPVSFGDNMLSPWTGFAVFVGEIALLSLAGFALFQKRDA, encoded by the coding sequence ATGACGACGCTCGCCGCACCCCCGACGAGCCCGTCGCTCGGACGTACCGTCAGGTCCGAGTGGATCAAGCTCTCCAGCATCCGCTCGACCTGGTGGACGACGCTCGCGATGATCGTCCTCGGCGCCGGCTTCACGACGATCATCTCCGGCGTTGTCGCCGGTGACATCGCCAGCGGCAAGAGCGGCGACTCGCCCGGTGAGTACATCACCCAGGGCCTGATCTTCAGCCAGATCTCGGCGGTGGTCATCGGCGCTCTGGTGGTGACCTCGGAGTACGGCACCGGCCTGATCCGCGCGACCCTCGCAGCGACGCCGGTACGTTCGAGGGTCCTCGCGGCCAAGGCGATCGTGATGAGCGGCTTCCTGTTCGTGATCGGCACCGTCACGGCGTTCGCCGGCTACTTCGGCGGCAACGCGTTCTTCCGCAACGAGGGTGTGGGCATCTCGTTGGGCGACGAGCACATCCTGCGGTCGATGTTCGGCGCCGGGCTCTACATGGCCGGCCTCGGACTGCTCGCTGCTGCTGTCGGTCTGCTCGTGCGCCACACCGCCGCGGCGATCTCGATCGTCCTCGCCCTGGTCTTCATCATCGGCCAGGTCGTGACGCTGATCCCCGGCACGTTCGGCGAGTGGGTCATGAAGCTCATGCCCGGCAACGCGGGCCCCGGCATCGTGGTGCCGGTCTCGTTCGGTGACAACATGCTGTCGCCGTGGACCGGCTTCGCGGTGTTCGTCGGCGAGATCGCGTTGCTGAGCCTGGCCGGGTTCGCGCTGTTCCAGAAGCGCGACGCCTGA
- a CDS encoding ABC transporter ATP-binding protein, translating to MIRAQGLTKTYDGKNAVNGIDFTVEPGRVTGFLGPNGAGKSTTMRMILGLDAPTKGSVTVNGHRYVSSPAPLREVGALLEAHAVHPGRSARNHLRWLAASNGIPTTRVGEVLELVGLDSVAAQRAGRFSLGMGQRLGIAAALIGDPPVVMLDEPVNGLDPEGVRWVRSLARQLADDGKTVFVSSHLMSEMALMADHLIVIGRGTILADSPLQDFMAEHASSYVRVKAPESTDVEALLVGRGLDVTRVDDELRVQGLDAPAVGELIGSHGLFLHELTLVRSSLEDAFMELTANSVEYHARTEVAA from the coding sequence ATGATCCGCGCCCAAGGACTCACCAAGACGTACGACGGCAAGAACGCGGTCAACGGCATCGACTTCACGGTCGAGCCCGGCCGGGTCACCGGCTTCCTCGGTCCCAACGGCGCCGGCAAGTCGACCACGATGCGGATGATCCTCGGCCTCGACGCCCCGACCAAGGGCAGCGTCACGGTCAACGGTCACCGCTACGTCTCCTCGCCCGCGCCCCTCCGCGAGGTCGGTGCGCTGCTCGAGGCGCACGCCGTGCACCCGGGCCGCTCGGCCCGCAACCACCTGCGCTGGCTCGCCGCGAGCAACGGCATCCCCACGACGCGTGTCGGCGAGGTGCTCGAGCTCGTCGGTCTGGACTCGGTGGCCGCGCAGCGTGCCGGCCGCTTCTCGCTCGGCATGGGCCAGCGCCTCGGCATCGCCGCCGCGCTGATCGGCGACCCGCCAGTGGTCATGCTCGACGAGCCCGTCAACGGCCTCGATCCCGAGGGCGTCCGCTGGGTCCGCTCCCTGGCCCGCCAGCTCGCCGACGACGGCAAGACCGTCTTCGTGTCGAGCCACCTGATGTCGGAGATGGCCCTGATGGCCGATCACCTGATCGTCATCGGCCGCGGCACGATCCTCGCGGACAGCCCGCTGCAGGACTTCATGGCCGAGCACGCCTCCTCCTACGTACGCGTCAAGGCTCCGGAGTCGACCGACGTCGAGGCGCTCCTCGTCGGTCGTGGGCTCGACGTCACGCGGGTCGACGACGAGCTGCGCGTGCAGGGGCTCGATGCCCCGGCGGTTGGCGAGCTGATCGGCAGCCACGGCCTGTTCCTGCACGAGCTGACCCTCGTACGTTCCTCGCTCGAGGACGCGTTCATGGAGCTCACCGCGAACAGTGTCGAGTACCACGCCCGTACGGAGGTGGCGGCATGA